The Gammaproteobacteria bacterium genome has a window encoding:
- a CDS encoding phosphoglycerate dehydrogenase, giving the protein MTTLDELKAQRAASLKATESGPPARTSNQFFGVGPITNMTRDEVERRAMRFQFEAWLEKNYRKVDDRGQPMGPITPGEMERSMHRGYPADKVVVDMMREIHRYFGFPKKNNMAVGLGGGHNGFTVAVMHLMNPNDPSQHIFVDTPKVETSAADAGGFFRQSWGTQILELQKFAPKGDVERVHFTGTEGNVPTADELVKMGIKLFVGVGHETTGATTYSEADVRNLLAWLDKNPKDHHALIDGTSLLGAMPWPEDLVQQVLSKACFFMPFQKAVGGIAGYFTATFTPEALAMIENNVQTPGWAIPRHLKLSAPKNAKLPLTGDRSTSLGPIYDAQNDKMLGGIINTFSNTAFAETTFGLLSMEQRVGSAKEMNKQSVINRQTVADWVSKHPLFELGVKDETRRGTAVTLLKVVDASVKDPAVHAKIIAKSKQFLSYEGLTHPNGDYEPGLDTARYINAFPNTPGDYRAWIGGARPQSDIVALLDNLEYAYHRAKIVVLEEALAAQGVKFEAGKKSGEKTRKDDPSKAYKVLIADLVAMKFGRDGKPDASEVRAHIESLGGVFHNGPASTAGKLEAGTIHFFYQPDLSREDEILAQTDKGQYDALIAAATFIPKVAVFNEGGVRIGAGTGNMGSDSWGGGNGKVGKAPLMNTPSFNSRATAQMAFKALLRVMPDLNVDELHRRVVEGNFDTGKNLKEYPTEKLEGKRMAVLGYGNIGREMARIAKAFGMHVVVHARPKYKDWIESEGNEFAATAEDAAKGADVISPHVGLGALDAASGRYANQGLLNDKLLSALNDGAIIVNYDRGELVDGEALAKALASGKVRYVCVDADMFVDGSGKVTGPIVPYRELEKRFPGKLELLPHAAADTEHVSRVQGAKQAVDQIVRAIRFREVVNLKGDVPAGYTDVGSHTVPGVGKVSANRMSSVAGDKELAKKLRALSENLTAFWSAIDSTEDPARRAELIERHAAKFVSESNRYITLIGQLGLKGPYN; this is encoded by the coding sequence ATGACGACACTAGACGAATTGAAAGCGCAACGAGCAGCATCTTTGAAGGCAACGGAAAGCGGCCCGCCGGCACGGACGTCGAACCAATTCTTTGGTGTCGGCCCCATTACCAACATGACGCGCGACGAAGTCGAACGTCGTGCCATGCGCTTTCAGTTCGAGGCTTGGTTAGAAAAGAACTACCGCAAGGTCGACGACCGCGGCCAGCCGATGGGCCCGATCACGCCGGGCGAGATGGAGCGCAGCATGCATCGCGGCTATCCAGCCGACAAAGTCGTTGTCGACATGATGCGCGAGATCCATCGCTACTTCGGTTTCCCGAAGAAGAACAACATGGCGGTCGGCTTGGGCGGCGGTCACAACGGTTTCACCGTTGCCGTCATGCACTTGATGAACCCGAACGACCCGTCGCAGCACATCTTCGTCGATACGCCGAAGGTCGAGACTAGCGCCGCCGACGCCGGCGGTTTCTTCCGTCAGTCGTGGGGCACACAGATCCTCGAGCTGCAAAAGTTCGCGCCGAAGGGCGACGTCGAGCGCGTGCACTTCACCGGCACCGAAGGCAACGTCCCGACCGCCGATGAATTAGTAAAGATGGGCATCAAGCTGTTCGTCGGTGTCGGTCACGAGACCACGGGTGCGACCACCTACAGCGAAGCCGACGTGCGCAATCTGCTCGCCTGGCTCGACAAGAATCCGAAGGACCATCACGCGTTGATCGACGGCACCTCGCTGCTCGGTGCGATGCCGTGGCCGGAAGACTTGGTGCAGCAGGTCCTGAGCAAGGCCTGCTTCTTCATGCCGTTCCAAAAAGCGGTCGGCGGTATCGCCGGTTATTTCACCGCCACGTTCACGCCGGAAGCATTGGCGATGATCGAGAACAACGTGCAGACCCCGGGTTGGGCGATCCCGCGCCATCTGAAGTTGTCGGCGCCGAAGAACGCGAAGCTGCCGTTGACCGGCGACCGTTCGACTTCGCTCGGACCGATTTACGACGCGCAGAACGACAAGATGCTCGGCGGCATCATCAATACCTTTAGTAATACCGCCTTCGCCGAGACCACGTTCGGCCTGCTGAGCATGGAACAACGCGTCGGTAGCGCCAAAGAAATGAACAAGCAGTCGGTGATCAATCGCCAGACCGTGGCCGATTGGGTCAGCAAGCATCCGCTGTTCGAGCTCGGCGTCAAAGACGAGACCCGTCGCGGCACCGCCGTCACCTTGCTCAAGGTGGTCGACGCCAGCGTTAAGGATCCGGCGGTGCACGCCAAGATCATCGCCAAGTCGAAGCAGTTCCTGAGCTACGAAGGCCTGACCCATCCGAACGGCGACTACGAGCCGGGCCTCGACACCGCGCGTTACATCAACGCGTTCCCGAACACCCCGGGCGACTACCGCGCCTGGATCGGCGGCGCGCGTCCGCAGAGCGACATCGTCGCGCTGCTCGACAATCTCGAGTACGCCTACCACCGCGCCAAGATCGTCGTGCTCGAAGAAGCGCTCGCCGCCCAAGGCGTGAAGTTCGAGGCCGGCAAGAAGAGTGGCGAGAAGACCCGCAAGGACGATCCGAGCAAGGCCTATAAAGTCCTGATCGCCGACCTCGTCGCTATGAAATTCGGCCGCGACGGCAAGCCCGACGCGAGCGAAGTGCGTGCGCACATCGAATCGCTCGGCGGCGTATTCCACAACGGCCCGGCGTCGACCGCCGGCAAGCTGGAAGCGGGCACGATTCACTTCTTTTATCAGCCGGACTTGAGCCGCGAAGACGAAATCCTGGCGCAGACCGACAAAGGCCAGTACGACGCGCTGATCGCTGCCGCGACCTTCATTCCGAAGGTGGCGGTGTTCAACGAAGGCGGTGTCCGTATCGGTGCCGGCACCGGCAACATGGGTAGCGATTCGTGGGGTGGCGGCAACGGCAAGGTCGGCAAAGCGCCGCTCATGAACACGCCGAGCTTCAACAGCCGTGCGACCGCGCAGATGGCATTCAAGGCGTTGCTGCGGGTGATGCCGGATCTGAACGTCGACGAGTTGCATCGTCGTGTCGTCGAAGGCAACTTCGATACCGGCAAGAACCTCAAGGAGTACCCGACCGAGAAGCTCGAAGGCAAGCGTATGGCAGTGCTCGGCTACGGCAACATCGGCCGCGAAATGGCGCGCATCGCCAAGGCGTTCGGTATGCACGTGGTCGTGCACGCGCGGCCGAAGTACAAAGACTGGATCGAGTCGGAAGGCAATGAATTCGCCGCCACCGCCGAAGACGCCGCTAAGGGTGCGGATGTCATCAGCCCGCACGTCGGTCTCGGTGCACTCGATGCCGCCAGCGGCCGTTACGCTAACCAAGGGTTGCTGAACGATAAACTCTTAAGCGCACTCAACGATGGCGCCATCATCGTCAACTACGACCGCGGTGAGTTGGTCGACGGTGAAGCGTTGGCAAAGGCGTTGGCCAGCGGCAAAGTTCGTTACGTCTGCGTCGACGCCGACATGTTCGTCGATGGCAGCGGCAAGGTTACCGGCCCGATCGTGCCGTATCGCGAGCTCGAAAAGCGTTTTCCCGGCAAGCTCGAGCTGTTGCCGCATGCCGCCGCCGACACCGAGCACGTCTCGCGCGTGCAAGGTGCGAAGCAAGCGGTCGATCAGATCGTGCGCGCGATTCGCTTCAGAGAAGTCGTAAATCTGAAAGGTGATGTGCCGGCGGGTTACACCGATGTCGGCAGCCATACCGTGCCGGGTGTCGGCAAGGTCAGCGCTAATCGCATGAGCAGCGTTGCCGGCGATAAGGAACTGGCGAAGAAACTGCGCGCGTTGAGCGAAAACCTGACCGCCTTCTGGAGCGCGATCGATTCGACCGAAGACCCGGCGCGTCGTGCCGAGCTCATCGAGCGGCACGCGGCGAAGTTCGTGTCCGAATCCAACCGTTACATCACGTTGATCGGCCAGCTTGGCTTGAAGGGACCGTATAATTAA
- the gcvA gene encoding transcriptional regulator GcvA gives MRRPLPSLNALRAFEAVARHLSMQRAAKELHVTAAAVSQQIKSLESYLGRKLLRRQNGTYALTENALAGFRDLQEAFDRLATAVDAMKRGARTLLTVSVEPSLAATWLVPRLHRLKAQHPGLDVLLQASSELADFARDPVDVALRYGIGKYPGLASERFFGEEVFPVCSPQLLRGKHALKKPADLRHHRLLHLQWTPQCGQWPDWAAWLKAAAVNGVDVEKGLRFTEHAMALQAAAEGQGVALGSTALVADYLATKRLVKPFAISMATRFGYHFVCTEERAQEPNIVVFRDWVMQEARQ, from the coding sequence ATGCGTCGACCCTTGCCATCCCTAAATGCGTTGCGTGCGTTCGAAGCTGTGGCGCGTCATCTGAGCATGCAGCGCGCGGCTAAAGAGTTGCACGTGACGGCGGCCGCCGTGAGTCAACAAATTAAATCGTTGGAGTCATATCTCGGCCGCAAATTATTGCGCCGACAGAACGGTACCTACGCCTTGACGGAAAACGCGCTCGCCGGGTTTCGCGATTTGCAGGAGGCGTTCGATCGGCTGGCGACGGCGGTCGATGCCATGAAGCGCGGCGCGCGTACGTTGCTCACTGTCAGCGTCGAGCCGTCGCTGGCGGCGACTTGGTTAGTGCCGCGATTGCATCGGCTGAAGGCACAGCATCCCGGTCTCGATGTGTTGTTGCAGGCGTCCAGCGAGTTGGCCGATTTCGCGCGCGATCCGGTCGATGTCGCGCTGCGCTACGGTATCGGCAAGTACCCGGGCTTAGCGTCCGAGCGTTTTTTCGGCGAGGAGGTGTTCCCGGTCTGTAGCCCGCAACTGTTGCGCGGTAAGCATGCGTTGAAGAAGCCGGCCGATCTGCGTCATCATCGGTTGTTACATTTGCAGTGGACTCCGCAGTGCGGTCAGTGGCCGGATTGGGCGGCCTGGTTGAAGGCGGCGGCCGTGAACGGCGTCGATGTCGAAAAGGGCTTACGCTTTACTGAACACGCAATGGCATTGCAAGCAGCAGCCGAGGGGCAGGGCGTTGCGTTGGGGAGTACCGCGCTGGTGGCGGATTATCTGGCAACCAAGCGTCTGGTTAAACCCTTCGCCATCAGCATGGCCACGCGTTTCGGCTACCATTTCGTTTGTACCGAAGAACGGGCGCAGGAACCGAATATCGTGGTTTTCCGCGATTGGGTCATGCAAGAAGCGCGACAATGA
- a CDS encoding dodecin domain-containing protein has product MTDHIYKHIELTGTSATSVEDAVSRAISKASETVRNIRWFEVIDTRGEVAKGKVAHWQVTLKVGFTLED; this is encoded by the coding sequence ATGACCGACCACATTTACAAGCATATTGAACTGACCGGTACTTCAGCCACCAGCGTCGAGGACGCGGTCAGTCGAGCGATCAGCAAAGCCTCGGAAACAGTGCGTAATATCCGTTGGTTCGAAGTTATCGACACTCGCGGTGAAGTCGCCAAAGGAAAAGTGGCGCACTGGCAGGTCACCTTAAAGGTCGGCTTTACGCTCGAAGATTAG
- a CDS encoding DMT family transporter encodes MQKLPSYWQHALPLTAAAACWGLATVMTKGALTHVPALTLLVVQLTVSVVFLWTMVRIRRLRLPHGKEVWQLGLIGLLNPGIAYTFGLFGLKLTSASLSTLLWAAEPILILGMAWLILRERISASLLVLAAVAIAGVCLVSGVGSAVSTGSSMVGNLLVLAGVLCCSLYTVLTRRTETSIDPLAIVALQQTFAWIWALVIWPLELIGDGSAPLATVSLAAWAWAGLAGIFYYALAFWFYIVGLRRTSASVAGLFLNLIPIFGVGAAYLFLDEHLLAMQWFGAVLISLAVVGIMRLAKLPALTPSPSEPWPATHVKN; translated from the coding sequence ATGCAGAAATTGCCTTCCTACTGGCAGCACGCGCTGCCGCTGACGGCTGCCGCCGCTTGCTGGGGCTTAGCCACCGTGATGACCAAAGGTGCATTAACGCACGTGCCGGCGTTGACACTGTTAGTCGTACAACTCACCGTCAGCGTCGTTTTTCTGTGGACCATGGTAAGAATCCGGCGCTTACGCTTGCCGCACGGCAAAGAGGTATGGCAACTCGGTTTAATCGGGCTGCTCAATCCTGGCATCGCTTATACCTTCGGTTTGTTCGGCCTGAAACTGACGAGCGCAAGTCTGTCGACACTGTTGTGGGCCGCGGAGCCAATTCTGATTCTCGGCATGGCGTGGTTGATACTGCGCGAGCGTATATCCGCTTCGCTCCTGGTACTGGCCGCCGTTGCTATTGCCGGTGTGTGCTTAGTGTCGGGCGTCGGTTCTGCCGTCAGCACCGGTAGCTCGATGGTGGGCAACTTGCTGGTGCTCGCCGGCGTTCTCTGTTGTTCACTTTATACCGTGCTCACGCGCCGCACGGAGACGTCGATCGATCCGCTGGCGATCGTGGCTTTGCAACAAACGTTTGCCTGGATCTGGGCACTCGTCATCTGGCCGTTGGAGTTGATCGGCGACGGAAGCGCACCGTTGGCGACGGTTAGTCTGGCCGCCTGGGCCTGGGCCGGCCTCGCCGGTATCTTCTATTATGCGCTGGCATTTTGGTTTTATATCGTCGGCCTACGGAGAACCTCCGCGAGTGTCGCCGGTTTATTTCTCAATCTGATTCCTATCTTCGGTGTGGGTGCGGCTTACCTCTTTCTCGACGAGCATCTGCTGGCGATGCAATGGTTCGGTGCCGTTCTTATTTCACTGGCGGTCGTTGGTATCATGCGGCTAGCGAAATTACCGGCGTTAACGCCGAGCCCGTCGGAGCCATGGCCAGCAACACACGTAAAAAATTAA